The Ectothiorhodospiraceae bacterium 2226 region AGGCGAGCCGCCTCGGGTGGGTTATGTGGCAGCCCCAAGGCCCGACAGGCACGTGCCGCAAGCTCCAGGCTGGCGTCGTCCAGACCCAGCACCCCGGCGAAGGGGGCCCGCTCGGCCGCCTCGAGGATGCGCCGCAGCGCGGCGTCGGGCTGCGAAAAGTCGATGTGCAGCCCCTGTGCATAGGCGGCCACCAGAGAGTGGCGCCCTTCCGAGGCGACCAGCACCTCCGCGCCCCGGCGCAGCGCCGCACTCATGTAGGGGCCGGTGCGGTAGCTGCCGTGCGGCGCAACCAGCAGCAGGCGCGGGTTAGAAACCGGCGCCTCCACCACATCCGGCGCAGGCGCCGCTGCCGCCGAGGACCTGGAACACCTTATTGAACACGAAGCTCGGCGTGTCCTCGTCGAAATCGATCTCGCAGCCGTCGAGATAGTTCATCGCCACGCTGTCCACCACCAGACGGAAGCCCTCCCCCTCCAGCACGCGATCGTAGGCCGTGGTCTCCTCGGCAAAGGTCATGCCGTAGCTCATGCCACCGCAACCGCCGCCGGAGACGAACACGCGGATGGCCTCCACGCTGTCGTCGGCATCGGCCTGCAGTTCGGCCAGTTTGCTGCGCGCCGCCTCGCTGAGCCGCATCTCGTGGTCCAAGATGGTGTTCGAGTAGTTCGCTTCAGGCATTCCTGCACCTCCGTGGTTCTATCGGCACATTATACAGGGTGCGCCCGGTCCCACTGATATAATGCGGGCGTTCGCAACCGCGACTCATCGTCATTCGGGGCTGCGCGCCCGCTCCGGGGCGGCGCGCCCGGGAAACTTCTGGAGGTCCATCATGACGCGCACCGTGTTTTGCCAGGTCTTGAAGCAGGAAGCCGAGGGACTGGAGCGCCCGCCGCACCCCGGGGAACTCGGTCAGCGTATCTTTGAGAACGTCTCCAAGGAGGGCTGGCGCCAGTGGCTGGAACGCCTGTCGGCCATCATCAACGAAAACCGACTGAACACCGCCGACCCGGCCAGCATCGCCGTCATCGAGAAGCACATGGTCGGCTTTCTGTTCGGCGAGGGTGAGGCTGGGACCCTGCCGGAGGGATTTCGCCCGC contains the following coding sequences:
- a CDS encoding iron-sulfur cluster assembly accessory protein, whose product is MPEANYSNTILDHEMRLSEAARSKLAELQADADDSVEAIRVFVSGGGCGGMSYGMTFAEETTAYDRVLEGEGFRLVVDSVAMNYLDGCEIDFDEDTPSFVFNKVFQVLGGSGACAGCGGGAGF
- a CDS encoding oxidative damage protection protein, yielding MTRTVFCQVLKQEAEGLERPPHPGELGQRIFENVSKEGWRQWLERLSAIINENRLNTADPASIAVIEKHMVGFLFGEGEAGTLPEGFRPPGQKK